In the Malus domestica chromosome 16, GDT2T_hap1 genome, one interval contains:
- the LOC139193115 gene encoding uncharacterized protein: MSSSRMLWEIIEQEKELFKQGEEMFNLPVGENVMEEEEDEERRRRDDETISQRASHSCRLIQDVAPISRPSCSTNIDRSRQRRGTDLLDDYFVCNSALPDMYFRRRFRMERHLFNKIMIAVCSHDSYFVQKKDAFGVMGLFPKQKITATFQMLAYGAFANQVDEIARMGKSTILDSLMRFCSAIEAIYTTKYLQRPTEMDLQRLLKKAEMQGFSGMIGSINCMHWTWKKCPSAWQ; this comes from the coding sequence atgtcttcttcaaggatgtTGTGGGAAATCATTGAGCAAGAGAAAGAATTGTTTAAGCAAGGGGAAGAAATGTTCAATCTCCCAGTGGGCGAAAATGTgatggaagaggaagaggacgAGGAGCGTAGAAGAAGAGATGACGAAACAATAAGCCAAAGAGCCTCACATTCCTGTCGACTCATCCAAGATGTGGCTCCGATCTCTAGGCCCAGCTGTTCCACAAAcattgatagaagcaggcaacgacgAGGTACGGAtctcttggacgattattttgtaTGTAACAGTGCATTACCTGATATGTActttagacgtcgttttagaatggaacgacatttgttcaacaaaatcatgattgctgtttgtagccatgattcttactttgtgcaaaagaaagaTGCTTTTGGTGTTATGGGTCTCTTTCCTAAGCAAAAAATTACTGCTACCTTTcagatgcttgcatatggagcatttgcaaaccaagtggatgagatagcgaggatggggaaatcaaccattcttgattccctgatgaggttttgctccGCAATCGAAGCTATCTACACCACAAAGTACCTCCAAAGACCTACTGaaatggacttgcaaaggcttctgaagaaggccGAGATGCAAGGTTTTTCtgggatgattggaagcatcaacTGTATGCATTGGACCTGGAAAAaatgtccaagtgcatggcaatga